The Larus michahellis chromosome 12, bLarMic1.1, whole genome shotgun sequence genome contains a region encoding:
- the CHRNA4 gene encoding neuronal acetylcholine receptor subunit alpha-4 isoform X2, which produces MMTTNVWVKQEWHDYKLRWDPQEYENVTSIRIPSELIWRPDIVLYNNADGDFAVTHLTKAHLFYDGRIKWMPPAIYKSSCSIDVTFFPFDQQNCTMKFGSWTYDKAKIDLVSMHSHVDQLDYWESGEWVIINAVGNYNSKKYECCTEIYPDITYSFIIRRLPLFYTINLIIPCLLISCLTVLVFYLPSECGEKITLCISVLLSLTVFLLLITEIIPSTSLVIPLIGEYLLFTMIFVTLSIIITVFVLNVHHRSPRTHTMPDWVRRIFLDIVPRLLFMKRPSTVKDNCKKLIESMHKVTNTPRLWSETDVEPNFTTSSSPSPQSNEPSPTSSFCAHLEEPAKPQPLCKSPSGQYSVLHPEPVQVTCSSPQPSRHLLSDTQTTSISKGRSLSVQQMYSPNKAEEGSIRCRSRSIQYCYLQEDSSQTNGQSTGSPASQRCHLNEEQPQHKPPQCKCKCKKSEAAGTPAQGSKTHSAKEQHLLLMSPALKLAVEGVHYIADHLRAEDADFSVKEDWKYVAMVIDRIFLWMFIIVCLLGTVGLFLPPWLAGMI; this is translated from the exons TGCTGACGGTGACTTTGCAGTCACCCACCTCACCAAGGCCCACCTCTTCTATGATGGGAGGATTAAATGGATGCCACCTGCTATCTATAAAAGCTCCTGCAGCATCGATGTTACCTTCTTCCCCTTTGACCAGCAAAACTGCACAATGAAGTTTGGCTCCTGGACCTATGACAAAGCCAAGATAGACTTGGTGAGCATGCACAGTCATGTGGACCAGCTGGACTACTGGGAGAGTGGGGAATGGGTCATCATCAACGCCGTGGGCAATTACAACAGCAAGAAATACGAATGCTGCACAGAGATCTACCCCGATATAACTTATTCCTTCATTATCCGGAGGCTGCCGCTGTTCTACACAATCAATCTGATCATCCCCTGCCTGCTGATCTCCTGCCTGACTGTCCTGGTCTTCTACCTGCCCTCCGAGTGTGGAGAGAAGATAACCTTGTGCATCTCCGTGCTGCTGTCCCTCACTGTGTTCCTGCTGCTCATCACAGAGATCATTCCTTCTACCTCCTTAGTCATCCCCCTGATTGGAGAGTATCTTCTCTTCACCATGATATTTGTTACCTTGTCTATCATCATCACTGTCTTCGTGCTCAACGTGCATCATCGTTCCCCGCGTACCCACACGATGCCTGACTGGGTAAGGAGGATCTTCCTTGACATCGTCCCACGCCTCCTCTTCATGAAACGTCCCTCCACAGTGAAAGACAATTGCAAGAAGCTCATTGAATCCATGCACAAAGTAACCAACACGCCAAGGCTTTGGTCCGAGACCGACGTGGAGCCCAACTTCACTACCTCGtcttcccccagcccccagagTAATGAGCCGTCACCCACATCTTCCTTCTGTGCCCACCTCGAGGAGCCAGCCAAGCCTCAGCCTCTCTGCAAGTCCCCTTCTGGGCAGTACTCTGTGCTGCACCCAGAGCCTGTACAGGTGACCTGCTCCTCTCCACAACCCTCACGCCACCTCCTGAGTGACACCCAGACCACCTCCATCTCGAAAGGCAGATCACTAAGTGTTCAGCAGATGTACAGCCCCAataaagcagaggaaggaagcaTCCGCTGTAGGTCCCGGAGCATCCAGTATTGCTACCTGCAAGAGGACTCTTCCCAGACCAATGGCCAATCCACTGGCTCTCCAGCATCCCAGCGGTGCCACCTAAACGAAGAGCAGCCCCAGCACAAGCCCCCTCAGTGCAAGTGTAAATGCAAAAAGAGCGAGGCAGCTGGCACACCAGCTCAAGGGAGCAAGACTCACAGCGCCAAAGAGCAACATCTGCTGTTGATGTCCCCAGCCCTGAAGCTGGCAGTGGAAGGGGTTCACTACATCGCAGACCACCTGCGAGCAGAAGATGCAGATTTCTCA GTGAAGGAAGACTGGAAGTACGTCGCAATGGTCATTGACCGGATCTTCCTCTGGATGTTCATCATTGTGTGTTTGCTGGGAACTGTTGGTCTCTTCCTCCCACCGTGGCTGGCAGGAATGATCTAA